The Vulcanisaeta thermophila DNA segment TGAGGTTGATTGAGCAGTCTAATGTTAAGTTGGTTATTGTGGACTCAATAATAGCCCTTTACAGGGCTGAGTTCAGGGGCCGTGAGAGGCTTGCGGAGAGGCAGCAGAGGCTTAATTACATACTTGATTGGCTCATGAGGATTGCCAAGGTTTACAACGTGTATGTTGTGTTGACGAACCAAGTGCTTGACGTGCCCATGGGCTACATAGAGGTTAAGAGGCCAGCTGGTGGTAATGTGCTGGCTCACGCCGTGACCCACAGGCTATTCCTAAGGAAGTCCAGGGAGGATGTTAAGGTGATGGAGGTCCTGGACTCACCAAGGCTGCCCTTCAAGGCGAGCGCCATGTTTAAGATAACGGATAAGGGGGTTGAGGACGTGTGATATCTCGCTTACGGGCTTGTTCACTACCCACGGCGTTTAACCTTAAATTAAGCCCCGTGTAATAGAGGCTTAAAATGCCCGCTAACCTACCACCTGAGGCTAAGGCCAAGTGGCTCAAGGTCATGGAAGCCAGGACACCTGAGGAGAAGTTGAGGGCTTTGGAGGAGTTCCTGAGCTCAGTCCCCAGGCATAAGGGTACCGAGAACCTAATCCACTGGGCCAGGAGGAGGATGGCCCAGTTACGTAGGGAGATTGAGGAGAGGAGGATTAAGGAGAGGAGCCTGAGATCCGGTGGGTTTAATTACTTCATTGAGAAGGAGGGTGATGCCCAGGTTGTTGTTGTTGGACCACCAAGCTCTGGCAAGACATGCCTAATGAGGTGCCTAACCAACGTGAGGGTGGAGCCGGATGACGTGCCATTCTCAAGCGTAAGGCCCATACCAGGCATGTTCGTATGGAACAACGTCTACTTCCAACTGGTTAAACTACCATCACTAAACCTAGAAAACCCTGACTCCGACATTAATGATCTGGTCATGACCATGGCCAGGAATGCCGACGGCGTACTGCTAATGCTTGATGCATCCAGGGATGTGCTCAGGGATTATGAGTTGATAAAGGGTATGTTTAGGGAGAACGGAATATACCTAGTAAGGCCCAGGGGCACCGTTAAAATTGAGAGAAGGCCGAGCGGTGGTGTTCAGGTGGTGGGCAGGGTTTTGGGCGCCACGGTTGATGACGTTAAGAAGCTACTCAATAGCTACGGCATATTCAACGCGTTGGTGACCA contains these protein-coding regions:
- a CDS encoding OBG GTPase family GTP-binding protein is translated as MPANLPPEAKAKWLKVMEARTPEEKLRALEEFLSSVPRHKGTENLIHWARRRMAQLRREIEERRIKERSLRSGGFNYFIEKEGDAQVVVVGPPSSGKTCLMRCLTNVRVEPDDVPFSSVRPIPGMFVWNNVYFQLVKLPSLNLENPDSDINDLVMTMARNADGVLLMLDASRDVLRDYELIKGMFRENGIYLVRPRGTVKIERRPSGGVQVVGRVLGATVDDVKKLLNSYGIFNALVTIDGEATLDEVEESLFKDIVYKPTIAIVNKVDLADQESLASITKSLSAELMVLGASLAKCSVDRDALGTSLLKAMDLIRVFTKEPNSSTFSPKPYVMRRGSTVGDLARRIHSRLYEGFKYARIWRVEDYPSGGKRVGLNYVLSDGDIVEIHASL